The Ptiloglossa arizonensis isolate GNS036 chromosome 2, iyPtiAriz1_principal, whole genome shotgun sequence sequence attatcaatttGTTACTTACTTTGAATGGTAAAGTAATAATATACacataaaatatttactttctcTGTAGTTATACTACTTGTTCActgtatttgtataatatttacttaTAATTATAGGTACATATCTGTATTGGTTGAACTTACACGAATGGAAGGTACTAAACATGGACCATTAGTAGCAACTCAATTACTTGATGTAGCAATTCGTGTACAAGCTATACGAAAGTATGCAGTTCAACAATGTGCCTTACTGTTAGACAACTCATACCTTTTGACAGGTCAGCCAAGAGCAACAATGTCTGAAGTTTTATATGCTGCTGCATGGATTTGTGGAGAGTTTTCCAGGTATTATATAATAGATTTATATTGTTccatattaatattttgtttgaaatataattGGTAACAAATTGAATTAACAGTGAATTAGAAGATCCTTTAGCAACATTACAATCGATGTTACGATCGCAAGCTTCTAGTTTACCAGGACATATTCAAGCTGTTTATGTTCATAATATTCTAAAACTTGCTACCGCAACATTATGTATGGCTGAAAAAGATGTGGATACTGAAACAATGAAACAGGTATGCTATGAATtctcaatattttatatttcaatttttcaactgtctaaatttcaattttgattCCTATGCATAAATAATTGGAATTTAATTCTAAAACCAATTTTGATAGACTTTAATGCTTTTTTATATCTAATTCTTTGTATATAAAATGTCCTAATATTTTATTCCAGATTAACTTATTGCTGGTATgactgtaacaaaaaaaaaaaaaatacagaattttaatttttaatgtacATGTTTAAAATCGCATTAAATGTTTGGGATTATTAGCAATGTGTTCTATTTGTCAGAGCTTGTTCAatagatttatatttttctactaATTCATATATTGGTTTTAATGATGTGTTACATGTGTTATAGATTTATGAACTGAAAGATAAAATAGCAGCTTTTGTATGCAGTGGGGACTTAGAGGTTCAAGAAAGATCTAGTTCTGCATTGGTTTTACTTGAATGTTTGAAAGAAAATCCTGGTTTGGCACAAGAATTGATGGAAGCATTTGAGGGGGAACTTAATCCTGTTGCGCCCAAAGCACAAAGGAAGGTAATAATTGCTTATAATGTATTTCTTACATATAAACTCAAAGATTTGTACATCTGAGTATCTCTAATTGCCTATCAAAGTATTAAAGTCATCTTCATTTTTTCGATTAATgattaattatttgaatataagATGAAGTTTAAAATATTCACAGTAAAAAGCTATTTATTTTGTTAGTTATTAATGATATTACATATATAATGAAGATAAGtacaaaatcataaaaattattttattttttttttaggtgcCAATTCCTGAGGATTTAGACTTAGATTCGTGGATTAATGACCCACCATCAGAAAGTTCAGATTCAGAAGATTTAGATATGAATGATATTTTTATTAAGACAGAGAAAACAAATGATTCCTACTGTAAACGAGAATTTAATGAACCGTCAGCCGAAGAACTCGAAAAACGTCGTGAAGCCAGAAAATTGGAGCAACAAAATAATCCACATTACTTAAAAGGCACGTTCAAGAACTCTACATCATATCATAACTCATCGAATATTTATGAAGAGTTtgaaaacattcctgttgcggaGTTGGATATTCCAGtttcattaaaaattacaaacaatcataaaagatataaaatacatggtaaaaagaagaagaaatccaAGAAAAGTATGTTTAAATTTTATGTTACATTTTAAGCATGTTTCACAATATTTGACAATtaactttaattattcaaactcgGATAGATAAAAAATCTGCTTCAGAAGATGAGCAAGATGATGATTATCCTATTCAAGTGGTAAATACAGGCATAGGTGAACTTCCACCAGGTGCTGAATTAAGTGATAGCGATGATTACGACAAAGTGGATGCAAATGATCCACATAGAGCTTTGAACATTGACCTAGATATGCCTTTGAGGGATGATGAACGTTTACCTGTCTTGGAGCACAGAgtcattgaaaataatttgattcaagaaaatgttgaaattaaagcaaagaagaaggaaaaggtaattttccattttaaatATACCAGACATtgcattaaatattaatttaaaattaagtatTATTTGTAGTTTAACGAAATCACATTgctttattaaatttcatttattaggGACATAAAAAAGCTAAAAAGAAAGTTAAAGAAGTTAAAGAGAAACGACATGATAATCAGCTGGAACTTACTGATATGTggttggaaaataatatttcttcggaAAAACCTTCTGTAATTAATGAATATACAGAGGTATTTGGTGATAAAGATTCGGAACCGAGAGACGTTAAGCGTAAAAAGTCAAAGAGCCAAGAGAAGCATAAGAAAACGGATGATGACTTGAAACATCGAAAGTTAAAGAAATCTAAAAGTAAGAGGGACAAGAAATCATCAGATTATGAAGAAACAGCCGGTATATCAACGCCATCAAAGGAAATATTGCCAGATCTGAGATACAATTTTATCAATTCTGAAGAAAATACAACTTTGCTGCAGCCAGTGACTTCGTATGAAGAGTTAGTTAAAAATAAAGTGCTTTCGATAATGTATGAATTGAAACAAATCCCTCATGAGTCAAATAAATTACTTGCGTCAATACTCATTACAAATAACTGTCAAAAACTTGTAAAGGAATTAGTTTTTGATGTTCTAGATACATCCTCACTGAGATTAATGAGAAATGTAAGTTAGCACAAGACAACTTTGAACAGAGAAAAACTATGTTATATTACAATCAAGTCTTTAATCGCATGTTAGTTTAAATTTACTACTTCTTAGATTATATAcaacatttattaaatataatagtaaaatgaaaaacttcgtaacatattttctttcttttttagcaTGGAGATGAATTTGGTATAAAACTGCCATTCCAACTGCCTCCACAGACTAGTAAAGAAACACAATTTACTAttttaatttcagatgtaacttTTGCTCAGAGATTGAGAGGCACGCTTACATACATGTTAGAAAACAAAGAAAGTACATTGCAGGAAAAACTTGATTTTACTATGCATCTGCCGTGTAGTAAGTTTATGTTTGGTCATATTTCACATAAGGATATACTGACAGAATTACTTAAAAGTGGTCAACTTGTATACAAAGTTAGAAAAGAAATAGTTCTATCTCAAGATTTTGatgcaattttaaatttaatctgCTCTAAATGTAATCTCACTCTTGTCGAAAAAATTGAAGACACTGCATCTCTATATGGACAATCTCTGAAAGGACATAATGTGTGTCTTTTATTAAAATACGATGtaagtgtaaaataatatttttacattgcATGTAtgttaaataattgtaataagtcaacgattttaacgaaagtgagATGGAATTCTCTTTTTACAGAAACCATCAGGCAATTTGGCAGTTGAAGGGAAAGGtaacaataatacattattGTCGGGAATTGTggaagaaattttaaggatccTGACATAATGTTAATGTGAAGTGAAGTGTTTATATTTTACGATTCCTATCATTCATTGCAGTCATGTTCATTACATTATTCAACAGTAAGACGAACATCTGACAGCAttcattatatataaaataatggcTATAGAAAATTTATCTGCaaacttattaaatattttcagaaaaaaaTCTTATCTAAACTCTACGTCTAATTTAGATAATACAATTtgttacatatacatataaacatatacatgtatatgtataaatagaCACATGTATGGATACATATACGTGTACGTACGACAACGTTTTAACAAAAGGAAAGAGATTAATTGCAGGAATTGAAGACATCAGAATGAAAGTagttcattttatttatatacaatttcATTTCACAAATTAAAGTACAATAAGGTAGTagatgataaaataaaatatttattttaattatctttACTGTCTCCTACGCGATAAAAGATTTTTGTGTGATTtactatttgtaaatattattttacaatttttataacaattttaagagaaaatcattttcttaaaaattggtTCAATCaagttttatataaatataaacagaGAATGTATAGTTCAtaacattaaaatattaaactatTTTGCCAAAGTGAAGAAAAAGGATATAAGTACGTGATAAGTAcatgaaatattatttgtaagAGTATCCAGCTGTAAAATATCTAAAATAtcataataaaaaaattgtaaacgtggaatattaaaaattaactaCTTTATAAACTGATATCTTCAATTTTGTGTTACTATCAGATTAATATcgtaattttattgttaaacTCCTTATTAAGTTGTACAATACATTACGGATACTCGCGAATTGTGTGAATGTATATCAATGTTTCTCAGTGGAGTGTATACTTCCTGCATGTAATGAATTTGTAATATCAATAATTTATTACGTATAAGGAATTATAATAAGCATATAAATACGCAAAACAGTAACACATGAAACACCAAATGTAAATAGTTAATACTTGTATCCTATACtgataaacaatattttcattttaaatatctTCCACGAATGAATTTCTTTTACATGAACTACTAAaaagttaatttaattatatatgtataacttCTTTCTATAACCACGTTCAATAgtttgtttcaaatttgaatAGTCATTTGAGTTCAACGGTAATATATAGTTGTTAATGAATAATCATCGCACGATCAATGGCATAGATCAACAAACGAGTTTTAAACTTAACAATACTCCATCGTTTCTGCAGATGTAAGCAATGAAGAATGCAAATATCGGTATTTGGTAATTATCATATAAATAGATTAgaattttgtttacatttttatgttaaatatttttttcgttatgaatttttcgtttcttttgttatATTTAGGGACACAAATTTTGTACAAGAAACTCTtatactgtattatatttacacttgtgccaaaaacgattaattaataataatttcgttctTGAAACTTAACACCATAAATACAGTAgtatatttaaaacgaataaTCTTTTGTTTTACTTTTGCATTTACGTATAATATTAATCATATTATCAATTCATGGAAACTAAGGATATGTTTTACATTATTTGTAGTTGTTATGTATAATGATGTCTATAATATTCGtctttacaaataataatatgttACTTTTATtcataacaaaattttcgtattctTTGTACTTCGTATATAAGGAAATGAATAGAATTGATctgttaaatatatattttatgcaaaaaattattttttttaatttttttaagaaacgtataaacattaaaaatttgtaatatatattctatgaattatatttattcataaTGAAAAGTTTTATTCTCCTCTTCCCTAGAAAAGTAGTTTTAgtttaagttaaatataattttaaatattttatgttgGATGATATTAAgtggaaacaaaaatatttgtgaACAATGAAATGAACGTGTTATACTACAAATTACAAATTTGTATGTACTGAAATGTACAGTGAAATAAAAAGCTAAGAAGTTATTGATAATTGACGCAAACTTTTTCTCCgatgtaaaacaatttttaggtaatctaaataaaaatgtgaacatagaaattaaaatatacatattttttaaattagattGAATCAGAgtgttataaataaaaatcccTAGATTGTCTATGTATATAAAACCAACAAGTGTGTAAGAATAAGAAGTAATAAAAAAAGTTTaatgtttgtaaaataaatttgtttttttttttggaaaagttATGACTTAtgtaaaactataaaagaaaGGTCTAAATGTGATTAGAGGGTGTTAACCTTCTACATGTGATATGTATACAAACTTAAGGTTTGAGCCATTGAATGTTGGTATAACATGTTTTGACATTAGTCTAAGGTGGCTATATTTTTCAGTGTTAGTGCGTGCTAGTAGTATCGGgttctttaattttttcgcGTTATTAGTAGAAATATTTGTCGTTAATGAATTATGGAGGCTGGTGCGAGTACCGGTACTCGTACGACGCGATTTATGATGGAGGGTGTCGGAGCTCGGGTCATTCGTGGTCCCGAATGGAAGTGGGGTAAACAGGTTAGTAAAAAGGTTAACTTGTTTTATCATAATTTATCTTTAAAATACTGTATTTTATTTGtcggaaattgattttgaatgattaaatttataatttttgttcatATTTTTCACTCATTATGCAATTTCATATTTATAGTCTGCTTAAAATGGAGTTGTACATGAGTATTTAAGGTTATTGTGtgattgatatttatttaatttagtaCTTACCgaagaattttgtttatattttatgtttttCTACAGTCCGAATACGagtgttattattttattaaaatattgtacatgtttacacgttatatttatctttatattttacacattatctttttgttttcaaactgatttttatatattttgatgACTGAGAACAAACTTTTAGATAAATTGCTTTTACTTTAttggataattaaaaaaattaatttctatattatttaaaaaatgtacaaattataaaaataaaaacgagaggGAACACATTTATTAGTATgtatactttattttttataatttctgatttttaattttttgtttaatagGATGGAGGAGAAGGTCATGTAGGTACTGTTCGAAATTTTGAATCTCCAGAAGAAGTTGTTGTTGTTTGGGATAATGGTACAGCAGCTAATTATCGTTGTTCTGGTGCATTTGATCTTCGAATTTTGGATTCAGCCCCAACGGGTGTAAAACACGACGGAACAATGTGTGATACTTGTCGGCAGCAACCAATTTTTGGAATTCGCTGGAAATGTGCAGAATGTGGCAATTATGATCTATGTTCTATTTGTTATCACGGAGATAAACATCACCTAAGACACAGATTTTATCGTATAGCAACTCCTGGAAGTGAAAGAGTTTTATTGGAACCAAGACGTAAAAGTAAAAAGGTATTAATTAGcctgtttaaatattatataattattattatcacatTATGATATGCAATTTGtattttacatataattttAGATTGCAATTCGTGGTATATTTCCTGGTGCAAGAGTTGTACGAGGTGTTGATTGGCAATGGGAAGATCAAGATGGTGGTAACGGTCGAAGAGGTAAAGTCAATGAAGTTCAAGATTGGTCAGCAGCTAGTCCACGTTCAGCAGCTTACGTTATATGGGACAATGGTGCCAAAAACTTGTATCGTGTTGGGTTTGAAGGAATGGTTAGTTTAAAGAattcatattttattcaaatatcagATAATGCAGAGTGTGTAAGCATGAAATGTTTTGGATATATATCGATGTGAGTCAATATTCTATTTACATGAATCACAGTGTGTATATTCCAAATAATTTGTATTGGTAAATTAATGATAAAAGTACAGAATAGTTAACGTTTTATTTAAGAATTCGGTTTAACCCTTGGTAGACAGGTGATGAAACAGTCTCGTGCAGAATAAATGGCAGGTTAATTGTGATCCACAGCAAATCTTTTCTAATATGTTCCTCAAAACTAATTTTCATATAGAAATTTGAAtagttttattcatttattagcTATGTCTAGCCATAGTGGATActaattacaaatataataaataaaaatgaaagaacatactattatattttaaataaaatatatttatatttatataattatatgcaACTTGTACCCAATATAGTTTTGTCGATATGTACATGCATATTGCAAATGTATTGTGAACATTATTCACATTTGTTAGTACATTTGTATCGTTGCCGACGTTCTTTGGTTATAAAAAAGAAGATGAATGacatgtaaaaaattaaaaattttgtaattctcGCAAGTAGTAGATGTGTTCGTTTGTATCGAAAACGTGGGATAATCCTAAGTAATATCTTTGTATATAAACTTCGTTTTTCTTACTTGCTGCTACAAAGAATACTGGCTACTGTTGTACGTTGAACGGTCGAACGGTCGAACGAGTCATCTCACTGCTAATCGTAGAGGGCGAAGCTGCAGTATTGTTTTAAGAACCTACTCATTAGCAACCggaaacaaaaatttgaattcaTCTCGCGGATCCGGTGTCTGTTGGAGGAAAGTAAACGTATTCGGGCAAAGGCAGTTATctgtatttgaaattattcattCGAGGAAGTGAGAGTGTATGCACTAGAAGTTATCACAGAAAGCTCAATACAGTAGAACAATGTAAATAATTAGTATACGGTTTATGTTTTAGGCTGACTTAAAAGTTGTTAATGATGCTAAAGGACAGACAGTATATAGAGATCATTTGCCATTATTAGGTGAACAGGGGCCTGGTCGAACTGGTCCACATGGATTACAAATTGGAGATCAGGTAATTCAAATCTATAGTCGtaaaaatgtataatagtaatttacaatagtatttacaattttctcttGTAAAGATGATTAAAGAAACATGATAAATAGTGCTTTTTATTTTATAGGTTAATGTTGATTTAGAATTAGAAATAGTACAGTCGTTGCAACATGGACATGGTGGTTGGACAGACGGAATGTTCGAGTGCCTTGGAACTACAGGTACTGTTGTTGGTATTGACGAAGATCACGACATTGTCGTATCATATCCAAGTGGAAATCGGTGGACTTTTAATCCTGCTGTACTgacaaaagtacaaataccagtACCAGTTACCAGTTCAAGCTCTGATAACCAAACATTTGCGGTTGGAGATTTGGTACAAATATGCAACGATCTAGAAAAAATCAAACTGCTTCAACGTGGTCATGGAGAATGGGCCGAAGCAATGGCACCGGTTTgtactattttttaattaaggaTTCGAGTACttccaaattaattttaataatgtttACATACTTTAATAGACTATGGGAAAAATCGGTAGAGTTTTGCAAATATATCACGATGGAGATTTAAAAGTAGAAGTTTGTAGTACATCTTGGACGTATAATCCTCAAGCAGTTACAAAAGTAGCAAGTAGCGATGGTAGTGTTCCAGGAAATAGTAGCGGAGGTACGTTTAAGCACTTGGAAACGATAGAATTGTatcaataaattatatttcatttgttCATATTATCTTTTAGAACTTTTAGTAGATTATCATTTTAATATTGGTTATTTTTTTAGAACGTTTATCGGCacttttgaagaaattattcgaaacacaCGTCTCGGGTGACGTTAACGAAGAATTGGTAAAAACTGCCGCAAATGGCGATGCTGTTAAATGCgaagaatgtttgaaaagaccCGAAGCTGATGTAAACGGTGTATTTGCCGGTCATACTGCTTTACAAGCTGCAAGTCAAAATGGCCATTTAGAAGTTATTAAAATTCTCCTCCGCTATAAGGCAGATGTAGAGATTGAAgtgagtatttttttttgtaagtttatgtatttaaaaaaatgtttacatatttatgtaatattgcggaggtatttatattttgtagCAACGTCTATGTGCCGcttgaatttaaattaaaaaaatgatgcatttaaaattatatatatatatatatgatacatTTAGGATAAAGATGGAGATCGAGCTGTACATCATGCAGCTTTTGGAGATGAACCGGGTGTAATGGCATTGTTGGCTGGTGCTGGAGCTGATTTAAATGCGAGAAATAAAAGACGTCAAACTGCCCTCCATATCGCGGTTAACAAAGGACATGCTGGTGTAGTGCGCACGTTGCTGGAATTAGGTTGCCATCCAAGTTTACAGGTAagtttacattttatatatcTTTTTTTCTTATCGTATGTATAAAAACGTAACAtagtatttgaaatttaattattgacATGAAAGTATCTTTCagtatttaaattaaaagtaatattgaactaaaaataaaattatttctaaatatcAAATTGAATATATTTAGTATTATAAACTGAGATCTTCATTGATTTTAATCTTAAATGTGCGATCTCTCATAgttacaaattaaatattattgttaataCTAACTGAACTTATATAGCTTAACAGTTACATATTTATTAGTATAAGCCCTTTTCTAGCTTTTGGAAAAGTATTACATACTTGCATTATAATATACTAGTGCATTTATTGTTTCCtgtataataatttagaaaaaataaaggaaattaaaaatacaacgtattgatattttaattcgaTATGTACTTTTTGCTTTATTATTAGT is a genomic window containing:
- the LOC143155339 gene encoding E3 ubiquitin-protein ligase MIB1-like translates to MEAGASTGTRTTRFMMEGVGARVIRGPEWKWGKQDGGEGHVGTVRNFESPEEVVVVWDNGTAANYRCSGAFDLRILDSAPTGVKHDGTMCDTCRQQPIFGIRWKCAECGNYDLCSICYHGDKHHLRHRFYRIATPGSERVLLEPRRKSKKIAIRGIFPGARVVRGVDWQWEDQDGGNGRRGKVNEVQDWSAASPRSAAYVIWDNGAKNLYRVGFEGMADLKVVNDAKGQTVYRDHLPLLGEQGPGRTGPHGLQIGDQVNVDLELEIVQSLQHGHGGWTDGMFECLGTTGTVVGIDEDHDIVVSYPSGNRWTFNPAVLTKVQIPVPVTSSSSDNQTFAVGDLVQICNDLEKIKLLQRGHGEWAEAMAPTMGKIGRVLQIYHDGDLKVEVCSTSWTYNPQAVTKVASSDGSVPGNSSGERLSALLKKLFETHVSGDVNEELVKTAANGDAVKCEECLKRPEADVNGVFAGHTALQAASQNGHLEVIKILLRYKADVEIEDKDGDRAVHHAAFGDEPGVMALLAGAGADLNARNKRRQTALHIAVNKGHAGVVRTLLELGCHPSLQDSEGDTPLHDAISKKRDDMLALLLDHAADITLTNNNGFNALHHAALRGNPRCFGETHFIRSTLRPLKRRETRPLSQSLSFSSREGWIRRAERVEGKGRTGEHLNTLTVKFKLPRVA
- the Garnet gene encoding adaptor-related protein complex 3, delta 1 subunit-like garnet, which gives rise to MALRKVKGNFERMFDKNLTDLVRGIRNNKESEAKYIAQCIEEIKQELRQDNVAVKANAVAKLTYLQMLGYDISWAGFNIIEVMSSAKFTYKRIGYLAGSQSFHADTELLMLTTNMIRKDLNSQNQYDAGLALSGLSCFISSDLARDLVNDIMTLLTSTKPYLRKKAVLMMYKVFLRFPEALRPAFPRLKEKLEDPDSGVQSAAVNVVCELARKNPKNYLSLAPVFFKLMTTSTNNWMLIKIIKLFGALTPLEPRLGKKLIEPLTNLIHSTSAMSLLYECINTVIAVLISISSGMPNHSDSIQLCVQKLRILIEDSDQNLKYLGLLAMSKILKTHPKSVQAHKDLIMQCLDDKDESIRLRALDLLYGMVSKKNLMEIVKKLMVHMDKAEGTAYRDELLSKIIQICSQNNYQFVTYFEWYISVLVELTRMEGTKHGPLVATQLLDVAIRVQAIRKYAVQQCALLLDNSYLLTGQPRATMSEVLYAAAWICGEFSSELEDPLATLQSMLRSQASSLPGHIQAVYVHNILKLATATLCMAEKDVDTETMKQIYELKDKIAAFVCSGDLEVQERSSSALVLLECLKENPGLAQELMEAFEGELNPVAPKAQRKVPIPEDLDLDSWINDPPSESSDSEDLDMNDIFIKTEKTNDSYCKREFNEPSAEELEKRREARKLEQQNNPHYLKGTFKNSTSYHNSSNIYEEFENIPVAELDIPVSLKITNNHKRYKIHGKKKKKSKKNKKSASEDEQDDDYPIQVVNTGIGELPPGAELSDSDDYDKVDANDPHRALNIDLDMPLRDDERLPVLEHRVIENNLIQENVEIKAKKKEKGHKKAKKKVKEVKEKRHDNQLELTDMWLENNISSEKPSVINEYTEVFGDKDSEPRDVKRKKSKSQEKHKKTDDDLKHRKLKKSKSKRDKKSSDYEETAGISTPSKEILPDLRYNFINSEENTTLLQPVTSYEELVKNKVLSIMYELKQIPHESNKLLASILITNNCQKLVKELVFDVLDTSSLRLMRNHGDEFGIKLPFQLPPQTSKETQFTILISDVTFAQRLRGTLTYMLENKESTLQEKLDFTMHLPCSKFMFGHISHKDILTELLKSGQLVYKVRKEIVLSQDFDAILNLICSKCNLTLVEKIEDTASLYGQSLKGHNVCLLLKYDKPSGNLAVEGKGNNNTLLSGIVEEILRILT